In a genomic window of Solidesulfovibrio fructosivorans JJ]:
- a CDS encoding radical SAM protein, giving the protein MRKRPLTPGSYYRLPWNLADNAITWLEPTTKCNLYCEGCYRENNPDGHRPLADVIRELEEVKKLRRTDGISIAGGEPLIYPDIVPLVRYVASKGWKPIINSNGQALTPELVRELAAAGLVGFTMHVDSHQRRPGWKGASEKDLCELRLKLANMIHEHGEGKIACSFNATIYRDTLSEIPMLTRFAHEHIDIIQTMVFILFRSARKKNNFDVFANGRPVDVGNLVYQLDNQEEHQDLSSQEIADAIRLAYPDHEPCAYLNGTENPLSMKWLLTLRVGDKNEILGYLDAKFAEWTQIFHHLFFGTYLAYSRPCWMRGVQKLALLTLFNKSLRKIFCKLLTRPKMWFKPLNIQSIMVIQPCDLLDDGRQDMCDGCPDSIFHDGKMVWSCRVDELEKFGAFIQCAPRGCCAGKPSPKVEPTPEPAPGPTKEPEPTPEPVKEPEPAPQPAPAPEPKPEPEPVKEPEPKPEPAPEPVKEPEPVPAPRQETAPAAKAMSEPAVKVDVPPAVVSPEPTPAKEPEPEAAKAPEAAPEPEPVKKAEPKAAAAPAKEPEPANEPEAKPAPKAEPEPAPKPAAKAAPAKTAKGAKSAKAKAADKPAKKAGKPGKKKSKAR; this is encoded by the coding sequence ATGAGAAAACGACCGCTTACCCCGGGTTCATATTATCGCCTGCCCTGGAACCTGGCCGACAACGCCATCACCTGGCTCGAGCCGACCACCAAGTGCAATCTGTACTGCGAGGGTTGTTATCGCGAAAACAACCCCGACGGGCACAGGCCCCTGGCCGACGTCATCCGGGAACTTGAGGAAGTCAAAAAGCTGCGGCGCACCGACGGCATCTCCATCGCCGGCGGCGAACCCCTCATCTACCCCGACATCGTTCCCCTGGTCCGGTACGTGGCCTCCAAGGGCTGGAAGCCCATCATCAACTCCAACGGCCAGGCGCTCACCCCGGAACTCGTGCGCGAGCTGGCCGCGGCCGGCCTCGTCGGCTTCACCATGCACGTGGACTCGCACCAGCGCCGTCCCGGCTGGAAAGGGGCCAGCGAAAAGGATCTGTGCGAGTTGCGCCTCAAACTCGCCAACATGATCCACGAGCACGGAGAGGGCAAGATCGCCTGCTCGTTTAACGCCACCATCTACCGCGACACGCTCTCCGAAATCCCCATGCTCACGCGGTTCGCCCACGAGCATATCGACATCATCCAGACGATGGTGTTCATCCTGTTCCGCTCGGCGCGAAAGAAAAACAATTTCGACGTGTTCGCCAACGGCCGTCCCGTCGACGTCGGCAACCTCGTCTACCAGCTCGACAACCAGGAAGAGCACCAGGACCTCTCCTCCCAGGAGATCGCCGACGCCATCCGCCTGGCCTACCCCGACCACGAGCCCTGCGCCTACTTAAACGGCACCGAGAATCCGCTGTCCATGAAGTGGCTCCTGACCCTTCGCGTCGGCGACAAGAACGAGATCCTGGGCTATCTCGACGCCAAGTTCGCCGAATGGACCCAGATTTTCCATCACCTTTTCTTCGGCACCTACCTCGCCTATTCGCGGCCGTGCTGGATGCGCGGGGTGCAGAAGCTGGCCCTGCTGACGCTGTTCAACAAAAGCCTGCGCAAAATTTTTTGCAAGCTGCTCACCCGGCCCAAGATGTGGTTCAAGCCGCTCAATATCCAGTCGATCATGGTCATCCAGCCCTGCGACCTGCTCGACGACGGTCGCCAGGACATGTGCGACGGCTGCCCGGACTCCATCTTCCACGACGGCAAGATGGTCTGGAGCTGCCGGGTGGACGAGCTGGAGAAGTTCGGCGCGTTCATCCAGTGCGCCCCGCGCGGCTGCTGCGCCGGCAAGCCGTCCCCCAAGGTCGAGCCGACGCCCGAACCGGCTCCCGGGCCGACCAAGGAACCCGAGCCCACGCCGGAACCGGTGAAAGAGCCTGAACCGGCCCCGCAGCCGGCCCCCGCTCCGGAGCCCAAGCCCGAACCGGAACCCGTCAAGGAACCGGAACCCAAACCGGAACCCGCGCCCGAACCGGTCAAAGAGCCGGAGCCCGTGCCCGCGCCGCGCCAGGAAACCGCCCCGGCCGCCAAGGCCATGAGCGAACCGGCCGTAAAGGTCGACGTTCCGCCGGCCGTGGTTTCTCCCGAGCCGACGCCGGCCAAGGAGCCCGAGCCCGAAGCGGCCAAGGCCCCGGAAGCCGCGCCCGAGCCCGAACCGGTGAAGAAAGCCGAACCCAAGGCCGCTGCCGCCCCGGCGAAAGAACCCGAGCCCGCCAACGAGCCTGAAGCCAAGCCCGCACCCAAGGCGGAGCCCGAACCGGCCCCGAAACCGGCCGCCAAGGCCGCGCCGGCAAAGACCGCCAAGGGGGCCAAATCGGCCAAGGCCAAAGCCGCCGACAAGCCGGCGAAAAAAGCCGGCAAGCCCGGCAAGAAAAAATCCAAGGCTCGTTAG